The Candidatus Methylomirabilota bacterium genome segment AGAGAGCAGTTTCACCAGTTCGTACCGCACCGGCGAACCCTCTGCGAGGAGGCCTCTGTACGTCGCGAGCGTCGCCTCAGCTTCCTTCAGGGCGTCACGAGCCGCCGGCGTGACTTGGCTATCGAGGTCTCGGACCAGCTTCGAAGTCTGCGGTATGATCTGAGTATTGATGTCCTTGATCAGCTTCGAGGTCGGCGGCAGGACCTGCTCATTGATATCTCGCCCCACCTTGTCGTACGTCTTCAGGGTTTCGTTCGCGGAGCGCAGAACTGCCTTCACTTCGGGTGAATTCACCAGTTGATCCGCATGCCGGATCAGACTCAGCGCGGCATCACCGATTTCCCTGAGCGGAAGCTCTTGGATCGACGCGGTCAACTTTTCCATGCCTGATTCAACAGTCGGATACTCTGGAACATCGGTGTCAACGCCGACCAGCCTGATAGGACTGTCGGGATGAAAGTCGAGCTGGATGAATTTCTGGCCCGTCACAAAACTCTGCAATTGCAGCTGGGCTCTCAACCCACGTTTGATCAGTAGTTGAGAGACCGGTCGCCCAGCCGCCTGCATTTTATTCAGTTCGGCTCTTGAAATCCCAACTGTCTCAACCGTGTCCGTCTCGAATTCCCAGTACACCGGAGTCAGTATCGTCAACGGTTCCTCCCTGACGTTGAGTACCGCTTTGATGATGGTGACCTGACCGATCTTGACACCTCTGAAGGTCACCGGGGCCCCAATTTGTAGGCCCTTCACGGAACCGGGAAAGTATGAAACCCAGGGACGCGTAGTTTTCCAGAACTTGCCACTCCCGAAGACCAGCACTCCGACGACGAGCAGGGCCGCCGCACCCACGACAAAGCCACCGATGACTGCCGGATTCGCTTTTTTACCCATGACTCAACTCCCATCCCGGCCCGGGGCCAGATCCCGGGCCTTGTTATCACTTCGTTGCCGAAGCTATCTCGCCTCGGGTGAGAAAAGTGCGAATCTTCGGATTCGCCGACTGGTCGCGCAGGGTCTTGGGGTTCCCCACGGCGAGCATCGTCTTGGTCTCGGGATCAAGGAAGACCGAGCTGTCGGCAATA includes the following:
- a CDS encoding MlaD family protein, with amino-acid sequence MGKKANPAVIGGFVVGAAALLVVGVLVFGSGKFWKTTRPWVSYFPGSVKGLQIGAPVTFRGVKIGQVTIIKAVLNVREEPLTILTPVYWEFETDTVETVGISRAELNKMQAAGRPVSQLLIKRGLRAQLQLQSFVTGQKFIQLDFHPDSPIRLVGVDTDVPEYPTVESGMEKLTASIQELPLREIGDAALSLIRHADQLVNSPEVKAVLRSANETLKTYDKVGRDINEQVLPPTSKLIKDINTQIIPQTSKLVRDLDSQVTPAARDALKEAEATLATYRGLLAEGSPVRYELVKLLSEGAAAARSLRVLADYLERHPEALLAGKGGPGGRR